The proteins below come from a single Miscanthus floridulus cultivar M001 chromosome 1, ASM1932011v1, whole genome shotgun sequence genomic window:
- the LOC136550163 gene encoding UDP-glucose 6-dehydrogenase 4-like — MVKICCLGAGYVGGPTMAVIALKCPAIEVCVVDISVPRIAAWNSDQLPIYEPGLDDVVKQCRGRNLFFSNDIEKHVAEADIIFVSVNTPTKTRGLGAGKAADLTYWESAARMIADVAKSDKIVVEKSTVPVKTAEAIEKILTHNSKGINFQILSNPEFLAEGTAIEDLFKPDRVLIGGRETPEGQKAVKALKDVYANWVPEDRILTTNLWSAELSKLAANAFLAQRISSVNAISALCEATGANVAEVSYAVGKDSRIGPRFLNASVGFGGSCFQKDILNLVYICECNGLPEVANYWKQVIKINNYQKSRFVNRVVSSMFNTVSGKKIAVLGFAFKKDTGDTRETAAIDVCKGLLGDKAKISIYDPQVTEDQIQRDLAMNKFDWDHPIHLQPMSPTAVKQVSVTWDAYEATKGAHGICILTEWDEFKALDYKKIYDSMQKPAFLFDGRNVIDADKMREIGFIVYSIGKPLDPWLKDMPAVA; from the coding sequence ATGGTGAAGATATGCTGTCTTGGTGCTGGATATGTTGGTGGCCCAACCATGGCTGTCATTGCACTGAAATGCCCTGCTATTGAAGTTTGTGTTGTCGACATTTCAGTTCCACGCATTGCAGCATGGAACAGCGACCAGCTCCCAATTTATGAGCCAGGCCTTGATGATGTGGTCAAGCAGTGCCGTGGCAGGAACCTATTTTTCAGCAATGACATTGAGAAGCATGTTGCTGAGGCTGATATCATCTTCGTCTCTGTCAACACACCAACCAAGACCCGTGGTCTTGGGGCTGGCAAAGCTGCAGATCTAACCTACTGGGAGAGTGCAGCCCGCATGATAGCAGATGTGGCCAAGTCTGACAAGATTGTTGTTGAGAAGTCCACTGTCCCTGTCAAGACTGCTGAAGCCATTGAGAAGATCTTGACACACAATAGTAAGGGAATTAACTTCCAGATCCTCTCAAACCCGGAGTTCCTTGCAGAGGGCACAGCAATTGAGGACCTTTTCAAGCCTGACCGTGTGCTCATCGGTGGTCGGGAGACTCCAGAAGGCCAGAAGGCTGTTAAGGCTCTGAAGGATGTCTATGCCAATTGGGTCCCCGAGGATCGCATTCTCACAACCAATCTATGGTCAGCTGAGCTGTCCAAGCTTGCAGCAAATGCCTTCTTGGCTCAGAGGATCTCTTCAGTGAACGCGATCTCAGCTCTGTGTGAGGCCACTGGTGCCAATGTGGCAGAGGTGTCCTATGCTGTAGGCAAGGATTCGAGGATCGGACCCAGATTCTTGAATGCTAGTGTTGGTTTTGGAGGCTCCTGCTTCCAGAAGGATATCCTCAACCTTGTGTACATCTGCGAGTGCAATGGACTGCCTGAGGTCGCAAACTACTGGAAGCAGGTTATCAAGATCAATAactaccagaagagcagatttgTGAACCGTGTGGTGTCTTCCATGTTCAACACTGTATCTGGAAAGAAGATTGCAGTGCTTGGCTTTGCATTCAAGAAGGACACCGGTGACACGAGGGAGACTGCGGCCATTGATGTCTGCAAGGGCCTTCTTGGAGACAAGGCCAAGATTAGCATCTATGACCCGCAGGTGACCGAGGACCAGATCCAGCGTGATCTTGCAATGAACAAGTTCGACTGGGACCACCCAATCCACCTGCAGCCAATGAGCCCAACCGCAGTGAAGCAGGTCTCTGTGACCTGGGATGCGTATGAAGCCACCAAGGGCGCACATGGTATCTGCATCCTGACTGAGTGGGATGAGTTCAAGGCTCTCGACTACAAGAAGATCTATGACAGCATGCAGAAGCCTGCATTCTTGTTCGATGGCCGCAATGTAATTGATGCTGACAAGATGCGGGAGATTGGCTTCATTGTTTACTCCATAGGGAAGCCCCTTGACCCCTGGCTCAAGGATATGCCTGCCGTGGCTTAA
- the LOC136467838 gene encoding UDP-glycosyltransferase 73E1-like, producing the protein MRPSSSVASSGDTAAPRMYFIPFPTPGHALPMSDLARLFASRGADATLVLTCANAARLGGPVARAAAAGLRIRIIALTLPAEAAGLTGGHESADDLPNRELAGPFAIAVDLLAPLFADLLRRQPADAVVFDGVLPWAATAAPELGIPWYAFTGTGCFTLAEQRALLLHSPQNGVASDTEPFLVPGLPDAVRLTRSRLAEATLPGAHSREFLNRMFDAERATSGWVVNSFADLEQRYIEHYEKDTGKPVFAVGPVCLINGDGDGDDTLERGRGGEADTAAEAARVLRWLDTKPARSVVYFCIGGLNSGMDWMGRVQA; encoded by the coding sequence ATGCGGCCGTCATCGTCCGTAGCGTCGTCAGGGGACACGGCGGCGCCGCGCATGTACTTCATCCCGTTCCCGACGCCGGGGCACGCGCTGCCGATGTCCGACCTCGCCCGCCTCTTCGCGTCCCGCGGCGCCGACGCCACGCTCGTCCTCACGTGCGCCAACGCCGCCAGGCTCGGTGGCCCCGTCGCCCGCGCGGCCGCCGCGGGCCTCCGCATCCGTATCATCGCTCTCACGCTGCCCGCAGAGGCCGCCGGGCTCACGGGTGGTCACGAGAGCGCCGACGACCTTCCCAACCGCGAGCTCGCCGGGCCTTTCGCGATCGCAGTTGACCTTCTCGCGCCGCTCTTCGCTGATCTCCTGCGCCGCCAGCCTGCCGACGCCGTCGTGTTTGACGGTGTCCTCCCGTGGGCTGCCACTGCCGCCCCGGAGCTCGGCATCCCGTGGTACGCGTTCACCGGCACGGGGTGCTTCACGCTCGCGGAGCAGCGTGCTCTGCTACTCCACAGCCCACAGAATGGCGTGGCGTCGGACACCGAGCCGTTCCTCGTGCCGGGCCTCCCCGACGCGGTGCGGCTCACCAGGTCGAGGCTCGCCGAGGCGACGCTCCCGGGCGCGCACTCGCGTGAGTTCTTGAACCGCATGTTCGACGCCGAGCGCGCCACGTCCGGGTGGGTCGTCAACTCGTTCGCAGACCTCGAGCAGAGGTACATCGAACACTACGAGAAGGATACGGGGAAGCCGGTGTTCGCCGTCGGGCCGGTCTGCCtcatcaacggcgacggcgacggcgacgacaccCTGGAGCGCGGCCGCGGCGGGGAGGCCGATACGGCCGCCGAGGCCGCGCGGGTGCTGAGGTGGCTGGACACGAAACCCGCACGGTCGGTGGTCTACTTTTGTATAGGTGGGTTGAACTCAGGGATGGATTGGATGGGCAGGGTCCAAGCATGA